DNA from Magnetococcales bacterium:
CGTCAACGGATTGGGAGGCTACAGCGGTCAGGGAGGCCTCGTCAGCAAACAACGCCTGCTGGATTGGGAAGCGGGCAACGGATAGCGACTGTTGACCCCACACTTCTCCTGAAATACATCTAATATTAAAGAATGATCTTAATTATTTATTATTTTTTATTGAAAATAAAATAACAGTTTTACCAAGAGAGAGCAACAATACTTTAATTAAAAATAATTATATTTCAATACTAATTAAATGATAAAAATTTATAGCAATAAGATAGCCCTTTTCTCGACGACACGATCACAAGCTAAAGCCCCTAATCAGAGTAAACTCCAATAATTTTTTTGACAACATTAACAACTTCTTCAGAAGCAGGCTTACATGTTGACCCATTACGGTTTTTTCTCATTGGATGCCCGAGCGTGCGCTTGGCATCAGCAATTTCACAATCCTGTAGGTCTCTGCCAAGATGCTCCTTTGCCTCTTTACGGATTTCATCATAAGTTTTACATTTTCCCATAATTTACTCTCCATGACTTAGCGTTAATCGGGACACACTTAAAAATCTTTGCTTCAATTTTAGACCTGCCTTATGGTAGCCGAAGACGATCGGATCGCTGTTCTCCAACTGATTTTCATGTATTATATATTACCATAAATACGATCTCATATACAGTTATAATTTGTTAGGCTTTGCAAGGCCCCCCATCTATCACCTTCACAAACTGCGAATTTCAGCCGACTCGCTGGCAGACTTGCTCAACGATGGGGGGCAGTATTTTCTGAGACGCTTCCATCAGAAGTGTTCGAGGAAATCGGAATACTCTTCAGGTACAAGGTGTCCGGGCTGAAATCCTGACCACGAGGCCATGCCACGAATCCGGATATCGCCTGGACGGATTTGAAATAAGCGGAATCGCGCAACTCCTTGAAAATACCCTTGTCCAGATAGGGCGATACATCGAAGCACCTGCGCTCGCCATTGGAAAAGGCCAGCACCAGTGAAGGGGGGTCACAAGATTCCACGGCAACAACTCTTGGATTCATCATGGTGATTTCTCACTTCAGTGGTTCAATGCGAAAAACCTCGTTCCCTTCCATGGCCAATTTCCAATCGGCCAGCAACTCTTCCCGGTGCAATTCAATCCAGGCCTGCACCAATCTGACTTTTTGACGCGGCAACTCTCCTACCAAGATTTCACCATCCGCAATGCAGAAAACGGCATGCATCTCTCCGAACTCGACGTGGATATGAGGAACATGATGCCGATCCGCATCAAAGAAAAACATGCGAATGATCAGACCGTAAAACATCGAGATGACAGGCATGACACCTCCTGATTATAGCGTCTGTGCAAATGCGTCCGCGAGCTGTCGATTCAAGAGATATCGAGGGAAGGTTTACGGGTAAACCGACATCGGGCCACCCCTCCTGACGGAAGGATGGCCCGATCGTTGACAAGCCTCGCGGAAAAGCGCGGTGACGGGGAAACCCAAACCCGCCTCGCGCTACCGGATCGTGCGACGGAAACCCAAAAACTACTTGCGGGCTTCCATATTGTATTTGCGCAAGAAGCGTTCCACCCGACCGGCCGTATCGACCAGCTTGTGCTTGCCGGTGAAGAAGGGGTGGCAGGAGGAGCAGACCCCGAGGGTCATGTCCTTCACGGTGGAGCGGGTCTGGATGACGTTGCCGCAGCCGACGCAGCTGAACGTCGTATCCTTATAATCCGGGTGAATATCCTTCTTCATGATCGTCGTCCTTTGATCAGCCGTTCATACTGGAGAAAAATTCGCGATTATTCTTGGTCGCCTTGATCTTGTCAAGGAGGAAACCCATCGAATCCTGGGGCCCCATGGGCAGCAGGATACGCCGCAGAACCCACAACTTGCTGAGTTCGTCCTTGTCGGTGAGCAGCTCTTCCTTGCGGGTGCCGGATTTGGCGATGTCGATGGCCGGGAAGATGCGCCGCTCCACCAGACGGCGGTCCAGATGGACCTCCATGTTGCCGGTGCCCTTGAACTCTTCGAAGATGACCTCGTCCATGCGGGATCCGGTATCCACGAGAGCGGTGGCGATGATGGTCAGGGAGCCGCCTTCCTCGATATTGCGCGCCGCGCCGAAGAAACGCTTGGGGCGTTGCAGGGCGTTGGCGTCGATACCGCCGGACAGCACCTTGCCGGAGGAGGGGGCCACGGTGTTGTAGGCGCGCGCCAGACGGGTGATGGAGTCGAGCAGGATCACCACGTCGCGATTGTGCTCCACCAGCCGCTTGGCCTTTTCCAGGACCATTTCCGCCACCTGCACATGGCGCGTTGCCGGCTCGTCGAAGGTGGAGGAGACCACCTCGCCCTTGACGGAACGCTTCATGTCGGTCACCTCTTCGGGCCGCTCGTCGATGAGCAGCACGATCAGGAAGACCTCCGGATGGTTCTGGGCGATGGAGTGGGCAATGCTCTGCAGCATCATGGTCTTGCCGGTGCGGGGCTGGGCCACGATGAGGCCGCGTTGCCCCTTGCCGATGGGCGAGATCAGATCCAGAGCCCGCGGTCCCACGTCGTCGCTGTTCTCCATCTCCATGCGCAGGCGCTGGTGCGGATAGAGCGGCGTGAGATTGTCGAAGAGAATCTTGTCACGCGCCTTGAGAGGATCCTCGAAGTTGATGCTCTCCACCCGCAACAGGGCGAAGTAGCGTTCGCTCTCCTTGGGAGAACGAATCTGCCCTTCGATGATATCCCCCGTGCGAAGGCCGAAGCGCCGGATCTGCGAGGGGGAGACGTAGATGTCGTCCGGTCCGGGCAGATAGTTGGTATCCGGCGTTCGCAGAAAGCCGAAGCCGTCCTGCAGAATCTCCAGCACACCATCGCCGAAGATCTGGCCGGTCTTTTCGCTCTCCGCCTTCAGAAGGGCGTAGATGAGTTCCTGGCGACGCATGCTGCTGACATTTTCGAGCTTGCGCTCCAGTGCCATGGCAGTCAGCTCGCCAACGCTTTTGGACTTCAAATCCTTGAGGTGCATTGGAATGGGATCTATCGAGGTTGTTGGATTGGGCTGGGAAATCCGTTGATAAAGAGGGTGCGGGCTGGTTTGTGGTCACCGCCGATGGTATGTTTGCGAACCCGTCATGGCAAGACAAGCGCCGACGGACCCGGAAAAAAAGAGAACAACGAAAGCATTTATCGGCTTGCCGACACCTGTCGGCCTGGGAATCAGGAGAGCCACACATCCAAAAAAGCATCGGACCTTCGAGCGCCCCACCGGACAGGAAACCGACCGACCGGAAGAACCCGCAAAGAGCGACACGTTCGCAACGGAGAAACTGCAGCGCAGGTGGGGACAAAGCTAATGACACAGGGAAACAATGTCAAACAGAAAAACACAACTGACTTCGAAAATCGCGAATTTGCCCGCCAGCGACGCGCCGCTGGGCGCTCCGGGAGCGGGTCTCGGCGGAGAACTGAAGCGGGAGGAGGAGGATTTCCGGGTCGAGGAGCTGCGTCCGGACCCGTTGACCGGCCAGGGGGAACACTGGGTGGTGAAGGTGGAAAAACGGGGCTTGACCACGGATCAGGTGGCCCGCTGGCTGGCGGAAGCCTGTGGCGTGCGCCGTCGTGAGGTGGGATACGCCGGCTTGAAGGATCGCCACGGCGTCGCGGTGCAGGATTTCTCCATCTCGCCGGGTCCGGGCAAGCCGCTGCCGGATCTGGAATCCCTGCGTCCGCCGGGGGTGACGCTGCTGGCCGTGGGACGGCATCAGCGCAAGATCCGTCCGGGACACCTGTCGGGCAATCGCTTCCAAATCCGGCTGCGACGGGAGCTGTTGCCGCTGCGGGAGGAGGAGGAGGCCCGTCGGCGGGCGGATGCAACCGCCTGCTGGATTGCGGAACACGGCGTGCCCAACTATTTCGACGAACAACGCTTCGGTTTCGACGCGGGCAATATCGAACACGGGCTGGCCCTGCTGGCCATGGGGCGTCAGGAGGGGCGGCGCAAAAGCGATCCCTTTCAGCGGGGGCTCTATCTGTCGGCGTTGCGTTCGTCGCTGTTCAACCATCTGCTGGCGCGACGTATCGAGGTCGGCTGGTTCACCCGTTTGCTGCCGGGAGACGTGGCCATGCTGGCGGGGCGCACCGGCTGTTTCCCGGTGGTGGATATCGAGGTGGAGCAGGCGCGTTTCGAACGGCTGGAGATTCATGCCACCGGGCGTCTGCCGGGACAGGGCGGCTTGCGCGCCGAAGGTGAACCGGGTGAATTGGAACGGGCGGTGGAGGAGGGGGCTGCCGAGGTGGTGGCCGGATTGGAGGCTTTCGGACTGGAGGGGGAACGACGCACTTTCCGGGTATTGCCGCGCGACTGGCGGATGCAGTGGGAGGCGGACGGCAATTTGCTGCTGACGTTTTCCCTGCCACGGGGCTGCTACGCCACCATGGTGATGCGTTGCTTCATGGAGGAGTGAAGCATCTGTTCCGTAATACGGGGGTTCGGGGGGGATTATCCCCCCCGACGGGTCCAGGGCAGCGCCCTGGGACGTTTCCTTTGTCTGTCGACTTTTCCCCCCTCATGGGGTCCAGGGGGCACCCCTGGGACTCTTCCTGTCGCCGTTGACGTTCAACCTCATGGGGTCCAGGGGGCACCCCTGGGACTCTTTGTCGTTGACACGATCCCATCGCGATGTGCGGGTGCCCGAATCGTCACGGAGTGAGATACCTTTCCCAGGCTTCGGGCCAGACGCTGCCCCGCAGGCCCTGCAAGGTCCGCCACAGGACATCGACCTGACTCTCCAGCTCTTGCAGACCGCCCTGGTTGTCGAGGAGGTGCGTGCAGCGGCAGCGTTTCTCCGCTTCCGGCAATTGGCGCTGCCGTAACAGATGCCTGACTCTTTCCGGCATGGCATCACCCCGAGACAAAACCCTCTCATGCCATGCGGCGCCGCAAAAAACGTTTACAGTTGTATCAAGCCGGACATCGAGCCCGCTTTCAAAAAGCAAAGGCACATCGAGAACAGCCACAGTTTCCGAGTCGAGATGATACCGTTCCGCCAGCCGGACGGCCATGATCCGAAAAATCAGCGGATGGAGAATGGACTCCAGTTGCAACAACGTCTCCAGGGAAGCGGTGGCCAATTCGCCCAGGCGACGCCGGTCCAGTGAACCATCTTCCCGCAGCACCGAAGCGCCGAAGACCTCGACGATGGCCCGCAGCCCGCACCAGCGGGGCTGTAGCGCCTCACGGGCGCAGAGGTCGGCATCCAGGACCCAGGCTCCCTTGCGAGCCAGCAGGGCGGCTACCGTGCTTTTGCCGCAGCCGATGCCGCCCGTCACGCCGATCAGAACCATGGCCTCTTCAGCCCGGAATGAAAGCGTTGAAGTACCAGGAGTAGAAATCGGCCCCCCAGTAGAGATAGC
Protein-coding regions in this window:
- a CDS encoding DUF2442 domain-containing protein; the protein is MNPRVVAVESCDPPSLVLAFSNGERRCFDVSPYLDKGIFKELRDSAYFKSVQAISGFVAWPRGQDFSPDTLYLKSIPISSNTSDGSVSENTAPHR
- a CDS encoding DUF4160 domain-containing protein encodes the protein MPVISMFYGLIIRMFFFDADRHHVPHIHVEFGEMHAVFCIADGEILVGELPRQKVRLVQAWIELHREELLADWKLAMEGNEVFRIEPLK
- the rpmE gene encoding 50S ribosomal protein L31, giving the protein MKKDIHPDYKDTTFSCVGCGNVIQTRSTVKDMTLGVCSSCHPFFTGKHKLVDTAGRVERFLRKYNMEARK
- the rho gene encoding transcription termination factor Rho yields the protein MHLKDLKSKSVGELTAMALERKLENVSSMRRQELIYALLKAESEKTGQIFGDGVLEILQDGFGFLRTPDTNYLPGPDDIYVSPSQIRRFGLRTGDIIEGQIRSPKESERYFALLRVESINFEDPLKARDKILFDNLTPLYPHQRLRMEMENSDDVGPRALDLISPIGKGQRGLIVAQPRTGKTMMLQSIAHSIAQNHPEVFLIVLLIDERPEEVTDMKRSVKGEVVSSTFDEPATRHVQVAEMVLEKAKRLVEHNRDVVILLDSITRLARAYNTVAPSSGKVLSGGIDANALQRPKRFFGAARNIEEGGSLTIIATALVDTGSRMDEVIFEEFKGTGNMEVHLDRRLVERRIFPAIDIAKSGTRKEELLTDKDELSKLWVLRRILLPMGPQDSMGFLLDKIKATKNNREFFSSMNG
- a CDS encoding tRNA pseudouridine(13) synthase TruD, which translates into the protein MSNRKTQLTSKIANLPASDAPLGAPGAGLGGELKREEEDFRVEELRPDPLTGQGEHWVVKVEKRGLTTDQVARWLAEACGVRRREVGYAGLKDRHGVAVQDFSISPGPGKPLPDLESLRPPGVTLLAVGRHQRKIRPGHLSGNRFQIRLRRELLPLREEEEARRRADATACWIAEHGVPNYFDEQRFGFDAGNIEHGLALLAMGRQEGRRKSDPFQRGLYLSALRSSLFNHLLARRIEVGWFTRLLPGDVAMLAGRTGCFPVVDIEVEQARFERLEIHATGRLPGQGGLRAEGEPGELERAVEEGAAEVVAGLEAFGLEGERRTFRVLPRDWRMQWEADGNLLLTFSLPRGCYATMVMRCFMEE
- a CDS encoding dephospho-CoA kinase, whose translation is MVLIGVTGGIGCGKSTVAALLARKGAWVLDADLCAREALQPRWCGLRAIVEVFGASVLREDGSLDRRRLGELATASLETLLQLESILHPLIFRIMAVRLAERYHLDSETVAVLDVPLLFESGLDVRLDTTVNVFCGAAWHERVLSRGDAMPERVRHLLRQRQLPEAEKRCRCTHLLDNQGGLQELESQVDVLWRTLQGLRGSVWPEAWERYLTP